TGGTTTTATCATGGCCAAGCAAAAAGGTTTAAAAAGCCTGGCTTGTTCCTCAAAGGAGCCTTTAGTGGATGATAATATTGTCCGCATAGCAAATGAGAAGACGTACGTTGCAACACTCGACAAAGGTCTTCAGAAACGTTTGCAAAAAAAACAGGCAAAAATAATCACAGTACGTCAAAAAAATCATTTGACATTACTGGCATAAGGTGTGCAACCCCGTTCTTGTCTTTGGGCGCGTATATCTTGGCAGGGTGGCTGTTAACCTGAATCTGAACGCTGTTCACAGGTCGCAGAATTCTGTTAGAGGAGGAAAAAGAAAATGTTTTACGAAGTTAAAGTAAAAGATCACATTCGAGTCCCGCCTAGTGCTTTCACAAAAGACTTAGCGGATGCTGTTGTAGGGCAGATTAAAGAAAAATATTCTGGTTATATTTCTAAAGAACTTGGCTATGTTATTGATGTTGTAAAACTTAATGGTGTTGAAGATGGAATTATTATTCCGGGTGATGGTGCTGCGTACTATAAAGCAACATTTGACATTCTCACGTTCATTCCTGAGATGCAAGAAGTTATTTACGGTAAGATTAAAGACATTACTGACTTTGGTGCCTTTTTAACTTTAGGTCCTGTTGAAGGTATGATTCACATCGGCCAAACGATGAATGACTTTGTGTCGTTTAGTAAAGAAAAAGTCTTAACTGGTAAAGAATCTAAGCGTTCCATTAAGGTTGGCGATAAATGCTTTGGCCGAATTGTTGCAGTGTCTTTTAAGGACATTACGAATCCAAAAATTGGTATTACGATGCGTCAAGATGGTCTTGGGAAAGCCGAATGGGTTCCTGAAGACTTCAAATCACCTAAAAAAGCTGAAGCGAAGTAATTGCTTCACTTATTTTTTTATTCTATCTTTTCTCCTTTAAATATTCTATACGAAGTTTTATATTATGTTTTAGAATTAGGTCTTTTATGTCAAAACGATTTATTTTCACGCAACCCATTGACTTTGAACTCAAACGTC
Above is a genomic segment from Candidatus Woesearchaeota archaeon containing:
- a CDS encoding DNA-directed RNA polymerase, encoding MFYEVKVKDHIRVPPSAFTKDLADAVVGQIKEKYSGYISKELGYVIDVVKLNGVEDGIIIPGDGAAYYKATFDILTFIPEMQEVIYGKIKDITDFGAFLTLGPVEGMIHIGQTMNDFVSFSKEKVLTGKESKRSIKVGDKCFGRIVAVSFKDITNPKIGITMRQDGLGKAEWVPEDFKSPKKAEAK